The sequence CGGGGGTCGTCAAGGCGGAACTCGACTCCATCGCAGACGAGATCGCCAAGCTGGGCGGGGAGAAGTGGCAGCTGACAGTGGGCAGGAAGCCCGAGCAGCAGATGGGGCTGGGCGACCGGCTTCTGAACGAGCTCATCACCCTCGACACGAGGATCTCATCGAGGGAGAGGGAACTCGCGATGGTCCGGGAGTGGCTCGATACGACCGATGCCTCGCACGTCCCGACCTACAACACCTACGAGATGCCGACGGTGATCGATGCGAAGCGGAAGCTCCTGGAGATCCAGGAGGAGCTGGCCGAGGCGCGGTCGAAGTACACCGCGGACCACCCCGAGGTGCGTCGTCTGGAGCGGCAGGCTGCGCTCGCCGCCGACGTGCTGCGCGCTGAGGTGGAACAGGCGCACATGCGCCAGAGCGCACAGGTGCAGGAGTGGAAGGCGCAGCGCCGCTCGGCGTTCGACAAGTACCTCGAGCTGCAGGCGCAGAACTCGGAGATCGCCGAGAACGACATGCGCCTCCGCATCCTCGAGCACGAGCTCTCGATCCGCGCGGACCTCTACGCTGTGATCATGGACCGCAGGGAGCAGTATCGCATCACCGCGGCGACGGATCCGGGCCTGATGAACGTCGGCATCGTGTCCCGGGCGGCCGTTCCCGTGGAGCCCGCGGCGCAGGCCGTCAACATGAGATTCGTGTTCGGGCTGTTCACGATCTTCTTCGGGTTCATGCTCGTCATGGCGCTCGAGCGCATGGACCACACGCTCGAGCGACCCGAGGACGTCGAGCGGACCCTGGGGATCAAGGTCCTGGCCTGGATCCCGGAGCGGGAGGCGTAGCCGGCGATGTACACGGCGTTCTACCAGCTGAACGAGCGGCCGTTCGAGCTCACGCCGGACCTCCGGTTCCTCTACCTGTCGCCGAAGCACAGGGAGGCGCTGGCCCACCTCAGCTACGGCGTGGCCGAGCGCAAGGTGTTCGTCCAGCTGACGGGCGAGGTCGGGACCGGCAAGACGCTCATGCTCGACGCGCTGGTCCACGGGCTCGACGCGACGACGCGCGTGGCGAGGATCACGAACACGACGATCTCGAAGATGGACCTCCTCCGCGCGCTCGCCTGGGAGCTCGGGCTGTCCGGCGACGCGCGCACGAAGATGGAGATGCTGAGGGAGATCAGCGAGTGTCTCGCGCGGTGGTCCGCCGACGGGCGGAACGCGGTGTTCGTCATCGACGAGGCGCAGAACCTGGAGCCGCCGGTTCTCGAGGAGATCAGACTCCTGTCGAACCTGAGGTCGCTCGACCGCTCCACGCTGCAGATCGTGCTGGCGGGACAGCCGGAGCTCAGGGCGAAGCTGGAGGACCCGGAGCTCAGGCAGCTTCGGCAGCGCATCGGCATCCGCTACCACCTCGAGCCGCTGTCGCAGGACGAGACGGGCGAGTACATCAGGCACCGCCTGGGCGTGGCCGGCGCCAAGGACGACCGGATCTTCGACGCGAGCGCCATCGAGGCCGTGTACGAGTTCTCGCAGGGCATCCCGCGGATGATCAACATCATCTGCGACAACTCGCTCCTCGCCGGGTACGCCGACGGCAAGCGGTGGATCGGACGGCGGACGGTCCGGGAGACCGTCGAGGCGCTCGAGACGCGCGAACCCGCGCGGACCTCCGGCGGCGATCCGGACGCTGCCCGAACCTAGAAACCCGGGGGCGACGCATGGACGAGTCGAGCAAGATCTCGCGTGCCATCGCGAGGGCGCACGTCGAACAGGGGCTGCCCGCAGAGACATCCGGCGAGGCCCTGGGCCGCGGCGGCGTCTTCGTGCCCACGCGACGGGTGGCCCGGGCGGTCCGCGACGCCGAGCAGTATCACACGCTGGCGGCCGAGATCCGCATCGCGCTCCCGACGATCGACTCCAAGGTGGTCATGTTCACCGGGTCCGTGCAGGGCGAGGGCGCGAGCCTCGTGGCCCGCGAGTTCGCGCAGACGCTCGCGGCCGAGAGCGAGGTGACCACGGTGCTCGTGGACCTCAACTTCCGGGCGCCGTCGGCCGCCGAGGCGTTCCGCGTGCCCCGCGATCCCGGGTTCGTGGACTTCGTTCTGTCCGAGCTCCCGCTGTCGCAGTGCCTCCGTTCCACCGATACGCCCCGGCTGAGCGTGCTCCCGGCGGGACGGCCCGTCGCCTCCCCGGCGCGGGTCCTCGCCGACCCGAGGGTCGAACTCGCCGTCGCCGAGCTGAGACGGCGCTTCGGCTTCGTCGTGATCGACATGGCGCCCATCGTGCCGTTCTCGGAGGGCGTGCAGTTCTCGCGCGCGGTCGACGGCGTCGTGCTGGTGGTCCGCTCCGGCAACACCAAGCGCGAGCTCGTGCAGCGAGCCATGGAGCTGCTCGGCGACGCCGGCGCGAGGGTGCTCGGAACCGTTCTGAACCGACGGAGGTTCTACGTGCCGCGGTTCATCTACGAGCGGCTCTGAGCTCTCTATGAACGGACTTGCACGCAGAACAGGCGAGCTCTACGGGCAGAGCGAGCACGTGCTCGGCCGCTCGTGGCCTCTGTGGGTCGTCGCGCTCGTCTTCTACGCCGGGGCGGCGTTCGTCGTCCTCACCCGGGTCCGCCTGCCCACCCCGCTCCACCTCGTGGTCTTCCTCATGGCGGCCGTCATCCTCCTGCTGACGCTGATCAGGGTCGAGTGGGCGGTCATGGCGTTGGCGCTCATGATCCCGTTCGCCAGGCCGGGATTCACGCTCGGCAGCGCGAAGGCGTTTCACGTGAGCGGATTCAACGTGGCCGTCGCGGGCGTGTGGATCGTCTACACGTTCAGGTACCTTCTCGAGCGCGGGTCCGCCGGTCGGGGCCCTTTCATACGCCGCACGCCGCTTGACCTCCTGATCGGCGCCTTCGTCTTCCTTGTCGCGGCCTCGACCTTCGTCGGGCTTTCGAACATGCAGGACCCGTTCGGGCGCGGCGCGATCCTGCTCACGCTCAAGGAGACGCTCTTCTACTTCGCCTGGCTCTACCTCGTGTGCACGTTGATCCGCAACCCTGTCGATCTCCGGCGCTTCGCGATCTGCTTCGCGATGTCGGGCGTTCTCGTCGCGGTGCTCGGCCTTGCAGCCAGGATGCAGAGCGCGGCCATCTCCCTCGGCGTGTCGGAGGCCGAGGTCGAGGGGGGAGTCGTCGGGGGCCGGACCGAGGGCGGCTGGTTCGGCCTGATTCACCCCAACCTGTTCGGGGCGTTCCTCGCCGTATCGATGCCCCTCTGCTTCTTCGCGGTCGATCACCTCCGACGAGCGCTGCACAGAGCCCTGATCAACGCGGCAACACTCGCTGGCTTCGTCGGGCTCCTCTTCACCTACTCGCGGAGCGCGTGGATCGGCATCCTCGCAGGACTTGCGAGCCAAGCAGCGCTCCATCGGCCGACGCTCCGCCGCATGGCCCAATTCGCTGTGCTTTTTGCCGTGGTCGCCCAGGTCCTTGCCCTCGTCACGACGGGCCATGGATTCGTTGACCTCATCCAGATCCGGTTCGAGCAGCTCCAGCGCAGCGGCTACTCGATGCGACCGATGATCTTCGCGTCGTCGCTCCAGGTGATGAGGCGCAGCCCCCTCGTCGGCGTCGGAGGCGGGGCGTTCTCCCGGTACTCCGCGGAGGCGTGGGAGGGGCAACCGCTCGCGCACGCCCACAACGTCCTCATGACGTTCGCGTGTGAGTTCGGCATTCCGGCCGCGGCCGTCTACACCCTGCTGCTCGTCGTCGTGATCGTGATCGCGTCCAGGAACGTGAAGCGTCTCGTGCGCGTGCCGGGTTACGGCTTCCTTGCGCAAGGGAGTCTGGCGGGGCTCATCGCCGTCTACATGCTCGCCCAGTTCGAGCACGTCTTCTTCAGCCGGGACGTGGGGTACGCGTTCTACGGCGTCGTGGCCATTGTCCTCGTGCTCGAGAGACTCTACAACGAAGGCGCGCTTCCGCCTCGCGCCGACGGCGCCGGCGAGGAGAAGCCCGGGCCCTGGAGGGGAGCATGAGCGCACCCGGGTCGGCCGGCGGGGCGGGCGCACGGAGGGTGGCGTTCTACACCGACGCCCAGGCATGGCCCGGGGGCGCCGAGATGTACCTGACCGGGCTCATGCGATGGCTGAGGTCCGCGGGGTGGGAGCCGTGCCTCTTCGCGTCCGACCGCGCGGAGACGGGGGAGTGGCGGGCCATGCTCGGTGCGGAGGGGTTCGCCGTGACGGCCTTCCGCCCCACGCGCGAGCTCGACGCGCGGGGCGCGGCGGAGGCGGCACGGATGCTCGAGGGCTTCCCCCTGGTCCACTTCAACAAGACGCACCCGAGGACCTGCCTGCCGGCCATCGGCGCCGCGAGGCGCGCCGGCGCGCGGGTCGTCGTGTCAACCGAGCACGTGACGGGCCGCATCAGGTCGCGCTATCCGCTCGGCTCGGCGGTCGCCGCGGCGCTGACGCGCGCCGCCAATCGTTCCCTCGACCGGATCATCGTCGTGTCCGAGGCCAGCAGACGGGAGTACGCGAGGAACTTCCGCTGCGCGCCGGAGCAGCTCGTCGCGATCCGTGGCGGCGTGGATCCCGGGCGGTTCGAGCGGCTTCCCGACCGGGGTGCGGCCCGACGCGGGCTCGGGATCGCGCCGGACGCGACGGTCGTCGTGACGGTCGGACGGCTCTGCGAGGGCAAGGGGCAGGACGCGGCCGTCGAGGCGGTAGCGCTGGCCCGCGGACGGATCGAAGGACTCATGCTCCTGCTCGTCGGCGACGGGCCCGCGCGCGGGAGGCTGGAGGCGCTGGCGCGAGAGCGCGGCGTGTCGGATCGCGTCGTCTTCGCCGGCGCCCGCGGCGACATCGAGACCGTGCTCGCGAGCGCCGACGCGATGATCCTCTCGTCCGAGGCGGAGAGCCTTCCGCTCTCGGTGCTCGAAGCGATGGCGGCCGGGCTCCCTGTGGTTTCTACTGACGTCGGTGGCATCTCTGAGGCCGTTGTGGACCGCGTGACAGGTCGTGTGGTCCCGCGCCGGGACCCGGACGCCCTCGCCGACGCGACGGCCGAGGTGCTCGGCCGGCCGGACCACGGGGCTGCCCTGGGACGGGCCGGGCGCGCGAGGGTGGAGGCCGAGTTCGACGTCCGCCAGAGCTACGCGAAGACGGCCGCCCTGTATGCCGACCTGCTCGCGGCGGCGGAGGCGCGCGGTGCCTAGGCCGCTGAGGATCCTCTGCATCAGCCAGTTCCTGTTCCCCGACAGCTTCGCCGGCGTCGAGCGCGTGGCGCACGAGACGATGAAGCGGCTCGTCGCGCGCGGGCACCGCATCGACATGGTGGGGCTCCGCACGAAGGAGGGAACGCCCGACGTCGAGTCGGTGGACGGGATCACCGTGCGCCGCTTCGGCGACGCGGCGAGGGGGCGGCGGTTCGGCGGGCGCACGGCGGACGCGCTCATCGGGCCGCGGAGGCTCCTTCGGAGGCTCCTCGACGAGAACCGCTACGACGCCGTGCTGCCGCACCACTACTTCCCCTACTACGCCTTCACGCGAGTGAGCCGCCGCAAGGCCGCGCCCGAGATCATGACCTTCCACGCGTCGTTCTGGCAGGAGCTCAGGCTCGAGGGCGCCGACCGCGACATCGGGAAGCCCCTGGAGTCGCTGCTCTTCGGGGGGCTCGCGCGACGCACGGAGCGGGCGTGCCTCAAGCGGGCCGACCGCATCGTGGTGCTCAGCGACTTCTCGAGGGAGCAGCTTCTCAGCCACTACCCGTTCGCGGCCGGGAAGATCCGCAAGATCCCCGGCGGCGTGGACCTCGAGCGGTTCAGGCCGGCGGAGGACCGGGCGGCGC is a genomic window of Candidatus Effluviviaceae Genus I sp. containing:
- a CDS encoding AAA family ATPase encodes the protein MYTAFYQLNERPFELTPDLRFLYLSPKHREALAHLSYGVAERKVFVQLTGEVGTGKTLMLDALVHGLDATTRVARITNTTISKMDLLRALAWELGLSGDARTKMEMLREISECLARWSADGRNAVFVIDEAQNLEPPVLEEIRLLSNLRSLDRSTLQIVLAGQPELRAKLEDPELRQLRQRIGIRYHLEPLSQDETGEYIRHRLGVAGAKDDRIFDASAIEAVYEFSQGIPRMINIICDNSLLAGYADGKRWIGRRTVRETVEALETREPARTSGGDPDAART
- a CDS encoding CpsD/CapB family tyrosine-protein kinase; amino-acid sequence: MDESSKISRAIARAHVEQGLPAETSGEALGRGGVFVPTRRVARAVRDAEQYHTLAAEIRIALPTIDSKVVMFTGSVQGEGASLVAREFAQTLAAESEVTTVLVDLNFRAPSAAEAFRVPRDPGFVDFVLSELPLSQCLRSTDTPRLSVLPAGRPVASPARVLADPRVELAVAELRRRFGFVVIDMAPIVPFSEGVQFSRAVDGVVLVVRSGNTKRELVQRAMELLGDAGARVLGTVLNRRRFYVPRFIYERL
- a CDS encoding O-antigen ligase family protein, which gives rise to MNGLARRTGELYGQSEHVLGRSWPLWVVALVFYAGAAFVVLTRVRLPTPLHLVVFLMAAVILLLTLIRVEWAVMALALMIPFARPGFTLGSAKAFHVSGFNVAVAGVWIVYTFRYLLERGSAGRGPFIRRTPLDLLIGAFVFLVAASTFVGLSNMQDPFGRGAILLTLKETLFYFAWLYLVCTLIRNPVDLRRFAICFAMSGVLVAVLGLAARMQSAAISLGVSEAEVEGGVVGGRTEGGWFGLIHPNLFGAFLAVSMPLCFFAVDHLRRALHRALINAATLAGFVGLLFTYSRSAWIGILAGLASQAALHRPTLRRMAQFAVLFAVVAQVLALVTTGHGFVDLIQIRFEQLQRSGYSMRPMIFASSLQVMRRSPLVGVGGGAFSRYSAEAWEGQPLAHAHNVLMTFACEFGIPAAAVYTLLLVVVIVIASRNVKRLVRVPGYGFLAQGSLAGLIAVYMLAQFEHVFFSRDVGYAFYGVVAIVLVLERLYNEGALPPRADGAGEEKPGPWRGA
- a CDS encoding glycosyltransferase family 4 protein; translated protein: MSAPGSAGGAGARRVAFYTDAQAWPGGAEMYLTGLMRWLRSAGWEPCLFASDRAETGEWRAMLGAEGFAVTAFRPTRELDARGAAEAARMLEGFPLVHFNKTHPRTCLPAIGAARRAGARVVVSTEHVTGRIRSRYPLGSAVAAALTRAANRSLDRIIVVSEASRREYARNFRCAPEQLVAIRGGVDPGRFERLPDRGAARRGLGIAPDATVVVTVGRLCEGKGQDAAVEAVALARGRIEGLMLLLVGDGPARGRLEALARERGVSDRVVFAGARGDIETVLASADAMILSSEAESLPLSVLEAMAAGLPVVSTDVGGISEAVVDRVTGRVVPRRDPDALADATAEVLGRPDHGAALGRAGRARVEAEFDVRQSYAKTAALYADLLAAAEARGA
- a CDS encoding glycosyltransferase family 4 protein, which produces MPRPLRILCISQFLFPDSFAGVERVAHETMKRLVARGHRIDMVGLRTKEGTPDVESVDGITVRRFGDAARGRRFGGRTADALIGPRRLLRRLLDENRYDAVLPHHYFPYYAFTRVSRRKAAPEIMTFHASFWQELRLEGADRDIGKPLESLLFGGLARRTERACLKRADRIVVLSDFSREQLLSHYPFAAGKIRKIPGGVDLERFRPAEDRAALRRALSLPEDRPVLFTARRLVPRMGLENLIEAVASVKESFPRVLLVVAGRGRLEGELRALAAAKGLSDTVSFAGFVDDETLVRHHQAADLFVLPSIAFEGFGMVTLEALACGTPSVGTPIGATPEILRPLAPQLVLDGAEPVAIRRGLAAVLEWLSDRAAAERLRAQCREYVATRYGWDRAVDALEGLLQEVVDADRA